A genomic stretch from Clavelina lepadiformis chromosome 5, kaClaLepa1.1, whole genome shotgun sequence includes:
- the LOC143459060 gene encoding uncharacterized protein LOC143459060, which translates to MAKSKRSASKSGPGKATEPASPSSPPPQAITKPAPVKSIPPSNTSSGNSSVWFMIFLISIGCGVSFYFFFEEMRAANQVLIVQLDDMKAKVLDLSKSQQTLAAEIATTKSSSDVTEKMTAMQKEVNSLQHAIKSTQSSVSGIGEKIEQDQDSLGHKIEKFESRLEQLGKEMTSQQGKASADFRSLSDTVSKLQAGVSETSLELESFIEVHQVTTKSLPDLAKLMDDIEKLKSRMSDSFAVADTNLEGLAKDISRVQSMFQPYEDKIASMQAEISSFQSSVNKFDANSKQSEVSLRDRLAQFETGSRNFEEDLSEKIKLLEKTLTQQVSDLTVQTVNAKQVAEGVRTSLDEIRSNMKSNIADALSSVKNDLKIVKEISDEVVVKQRQAEMDIAKLNIKSENDNALTNVQAEMTSLNQKVSEAAQNYAKVDGLINQTERKLVSQISTLTEHVRASKNDVASMRNDALVISEAVNQLRNDVQIAKATSDSLGAKINNYKDEMMKAFEREGDIVVNDGEN; encoded by the exons ATGGCTAAGAGCAAAAGAAGCGCAAGCAAAAGTGGCCCTGGAAAAGCCACAGAACCAGCATCGCCTTCAAGTCCGCCACCACAAGCTATTACAAAGCCAGCACCCGTGAAATCCATT CCGCCATCAAATACATCCTCTGGGAACAGCTCTGTGTGGTTCATGATCTTTCTTATATCAATTGGCTGCGGAGTCAGCTTCTATTTCTTCTTCGAAGAG ATGAGAGCGGCCAACCAGGTTCTTATCGTGCAGCTGGACGACATGAAGGCAAAAGTTTTGGACTTGTCTAAATCCCAACAGACGCTAGCTGCTGAGATTGCAACAACCAAGTCTTCGTCTGACGTTACGGAGAAGATGACCGCCATGCAGAAAGAG gTCAATTCACTACAACATGCTATTAAGTCCACCCAATCTTCAGTTAGTGGAATCGGCGAAAAGATAGAACAAGATCAGGATTCTCTGGGgcataaaattgaaaagtttgaatcaaGATTAGAACAACTGGGAAAAGAAATGACTTCACAG CAAGGAAAAGCATCCGCTGATTTTCGTTCACTCTCCGACACAGTGAGCAAATTGCAAGCCGGTGTGAGTGAAACATCACTGGAATTAGAATCATTTATAGAAGTTCATCAAGTCACTACAAAATCCTTACCAGATCTTGCAAAA TTAATGGACGatattgaaaagctgaaatcACGAATGAGCGATTCATTTGCCGTAGCGGACACGAACCTTGAAGGATTGGCCAAAGATATTTCCCGTGTTCAGTCAATGTTCCAACCATATGAGGATAAG ATTGCTTCAATGCAAGCTGAGATTAGTTCTTTTCAATCATCTGTAAATAAGTTTGACGCAAACTCCAAACAAAGTGAAGTTTCTTTGCGTGACAGGCTTGCTCAGTTTGAGACAGGTTCCAGAAATTTTGAGGAAGATTTATCTGAAAAG ATCAAACTGCTGGAAAAGACCTTAACTCAACAAGTGTCCGACCTTACTGTGCAGACAGTG AATGCAAAGCAAGTGGCTGAAGGCGTGCGGACATCACTGGATGAAATAAGAAGTAACATGAAGTCAAACATTGCCGATGCTCTCAGCAGTGTAAAGAATGATTTGAAGATTGTCAAG GAAATTTCAGATGAGGTCGTCGTGAAACAACGCCAAGCAGAGATGGACATTGCCAAGCTGAACATAA aATCAGAAAATGACAACGCTCTGACCAATGTTCAAGCAGAGATGACTTCTTTGAATCAAAAAGTCTCGGAGGCTGCTCAAAATTATGCAAAAGTTGACGGCTTGATAAACCAG ACGGAGCGAAAGTTGGTTTCACAAATCTCAACCCTTACTGAGCACGTGAGGGCATCAAAGAATGATGTTGCTTCAATGCGTAACGATGCTTTGGTTATCAGTGAAGCCGTTAACCAACTTCGAAACGATGTCCAAATTGCAAAGGCCACTTCAG ATTCGCTCGGCGCCAAAATCAACAATTACAAAGACGAGATGATGAAGGCATTTGAGCGGGAAGGTGACATCGTTGTAAACGATGGCGAAAAttaa
- the LOC143459061 gene encoding acyl-coenzyme A thioesterase 13-like codes for MMSSLQSLRQIISTFKSIPKFDRTMQHLKVISAGNGKVHCEMPVHDEHVNLQGGLHGGMSATLVDFVSTCALGTCENPRFGVSVDLNVSYTAAAAVGDTLTITSEVLKVGKTLGFATVDIKNQDGKLIATGRHTKFLSH; via the coding sequence ATGATGTCGTCTTTACAGTCGTTACGTCAGATAATCAGCACCTTCAAATCTATACCAAAGTTTGATCGCACAATGCAGCATTTAAAAGTGATATCAGCGGGAAATGGCAAAGTCCACTGTGAGATGCCAGTCCACGATGAGCATGTGAATCTGCAGGGTGGTTTGCACGGCGGCATGTCCGCGACCTTGGTGGATTTTGTGTCAACTTGTGCACTTGGCACTTGTGAAAATCCACGATTCGGCGTCTCGGTTGACTTAAATGTCTCCTACACTGCTGCAGCCGCTGTTGGTGATACTTTAACTATAACATCCGAAGTTTTAAAAGTTGGAAAAACTCTTGGCTTTGCAACAGTTGATATTAAAAATCAAGATGGAAAGCTCATTGCAACAGGACGacatacaaagtttttatcaCACTAG
- the LOC143459679 gene encoding fatty acyl-CoA hydrolase precursor, medium chain-like, with amino-acid sequence MSVTRSLAALLCFSFFVRIRSQVETSNTVHTSIGTIVGTQVVTGISESRIIGHNRYLGIPFAEPPINELRFVAPKPLQQNSNATIIADQYGPACLQDRAQFDALRTNALDVNTATTDDANVINIGINEDCLYLNIYTPLNSSSSKKFPVMTFLHGGDFVSGTGAFYSGSKLAQLHQAVVVTLNYRLGAFGFLYDGDGNMDENIGLLDQKMALNWIRDNIEAFGGDETFITLFGEGSGGSSTHIHTLNTEKKLFQNAIIQSARYDDGVKFPEHCLTQTNDFLSLIKFNETGNSTQDLTVLQNIAAELILASSITIGYWGPCVADGVILDSPSNLLRAGNFSKDVNVLAGSNSASGSNVNIDVSSDVWLDMVTEQILTAAFSQIGYVINPDVIAGMGQVYWHYYNAYGQEASLLDTGSLSSLALKNRFTQVVYGDQVYRTWAQEIVNSTNTMCERCKVYEYLFTMPPSTAIDLSVQGAPLSTELTYLFGFAPTTEEVLSQQMMTYWTNFAKTGSPNAPNGAQTLWPFYQSTNETSDECRQVIVLNSGDVTDVVRDDVRSRSLDFWKIYYDLLGFTCLESADVGDGIENGTEPADDVPFECEPTVGDLFGITLSNEATAIMMFSFAATTGLFLVTTIIGCFCYSKTKKKLKKEKKKKNKESSCHDNPYHSSEARL; translated from the exons ATGTCTGTTACCCGCAGTCTAGCTGCCTTATTGTGTTTCTCCTTCTTCGTGAGGATAAGATCGCAAGTAGAAACCAGTAATACTGTTCACACTTCAATTGGAACTATTGTAGGAACG CAAGTTGTAACCGGAATCTCGGAATCAAGAATTATTGGTCATAACCGATACTTAGGAATTCCGTTTGCCGAGCCTCCCATAAACGAACTGCGCTTCGTGGCTCCGAAGCCACTTCAACAAAACAGCAACGCCACAATCATAGCCGACCAATATGGTCCAGCTTGCTTGCAAGATCGTGCCCAGTTTGACGCTTTGAGGACTAATGCGCTGGACGTTAATACTGCCACGACCGATG ATGCAAACGTAATCAATATCGGGATCAATGAGGATTGTCTTTATTTGAACATTTACACTCCACTTAACTCGAGCAGTTCGAAAAAATTCCCGGTGATGACATTTCTTCATGGTGGAGATTTCGTGAGCGGCACAG gCGCTTTTTATAGCGGATCCAAATTAGCTCAACTCCACCAAGCGGTAGTTGTCACATTAAACTACCGCTTGGGGGCGTTTGGTTTTCTCTACGACGGCGACGGTAACATGGATGAAAATATTGGACTTCTGGATCAAAAGATGGCACTAAATTGGATCAGAGATAATATCGAG GCATTCGGCGGCGATGAAACCTTTATTACCTTATTTGGTGAAGGCTCGGGCGGGTCGTCGACCCATATCCACACTTTGAACACAGAGAAGAAATTATTTCAGAACGCGATCATACAAAGCGCCCGATATGACGATGGTGTGAAGTTTCCAGAACATTGTCTAACTCAGACAAACG ACTTTCTCAGCTTGATTAAATTCAACGAAACTGGAAATTCAACTCAGGACCTTACCGTCCTTCAGAACATAGCAGCTGAATTAATCCTCGCTTCATCAATCACCATA GGGTATTGGGGACCTTGTGTTGCTGATGGCGTCATTCTCGACTCTCCTAGCAATCTCCTTCGGGCTGGGAACTTCAGTAAAG ATGTCAACGTCCTAGCCGGAAGTAATTCTGCGTCAGGGTCAAATGTTAATATTGACGTAAGCTCTGACGTGTGGTTGGATATGGTTACTGAACAAATTCTTACAGCTGCGTTTTCACAAATCGGTTATGTCATTAACCCTGATGTCATCGCTGGAATGGGCCAA GTCTACTGGCACTATTACAACGCTTACGGTCAAGAAGCCAGCTTATTAGATACTGGTTCGCTTTCGTCACTGGCACTAAAGAATAGGTTCACACAAGTTGTCTACGGTGATCAAGTTTACCGCACGTGGGCGCAAGAG ATTGTAAACTCGACAAACACGATGTGTGAAAGATGCAAAGTGTACGAGTACCTTTTCACCATGCCACCGAGCACAGCAATCGATTTGTCCGTTCAAGGAGCTCCACTCTCTACTGAGCTCACCTACTTGTTTGGTTTCGCGCCAACAACAGAAGAAGTGCTCTCTCAACAGATGATGACGTATTGGACAAACTTCGCAAAAACCGG GAGCCCTAACGCACCAAATGGAGCACAAACGTTGTGGCCATTCTATCAATCGACAAACGAGACTAGTGATGAATGTCGACAAGTAATCGTGTTGAATTCCGGCGATGTCACCGACGTTGTTCGTGATGACGTCAGATCAAGAAGTTTGGACTTTTGGAAAATTTATTACGATTTACTTG GATTCACTTGTCTCGAAAGCGCTGATGTTGGTGATGGGATCGAAAATGGCACAGAACCTGCAGATGACGTCCCATTTGAGTGTGAGCCGACAGTTGGGGATTTATTTG GTATAACGTTATCGAACGAGGCGACGGCGATCATGATGTTTTCTTTTGCCGCAACTACCGGCCTTTTCCTGGTGACAACCATAATCGGCTGCTTCTGTTACTCCAAGACTAA gaaaaagctgaaaaaagaaaagaagaagaagaacaaGGAATCCAGTTGCCATGACAACCCGTATCACAGCTCTGAGGCCCGGCTCTAG
- the LOC143460030 gene encoding Golgi-associated plant pathogenesis-related protein 1-like codes for MRRMLKHRLVSIISRLTFTLKQLKSKRKNRLMPLSTDFLNECVSRHNSIRDGHKNTAGLTKSDALCQSAQQWADHLLQKSEGFSSNLLVHSSDAERQGAGENLYYLSREETMTLDELKTWRAQIPDDMFNSQPLYQQYYDVKLEAAKPFSGDKPVNAWYKEVDNYNFVTASSNNGYPIGHFTQVVWRSSTEIGVGVATNGKGKYFVVAHYQPAGNVWPAGNYSGTYDENVSEQQPGFVFTE; via the exons ATGCGCAGAATGCTAAAACATAGGCTTGTTTCTATCATTTCCAGATTAACGTTTACTTTAAAGCAGTTAAAAAGCAAACGCAAGAATAGGCTAATGCCGCTTTCAACTGATTTCTTGAACGAATGCGTTTCCCGTCACAATTCAATTCGGGACGGTCATAAGAACACCGCTGG ATTAACAAAAAGCGACGCTCTTTGCCAATCTGCTCAGCAATGGGCGGATCACCTTTTGCAGAAAAGTGAAGGCTTTTCGAGCAACCTGCTGGTCCATAGCTCCGATGCTGAGAGACAAGGTGCCGGCGAGAACCTTTACTATCTCTCCAGGGAGGAAACGATGACTTTAG ATGAGCTGAAAACTTGGAGAGCACAGATACCTGACGACATGTTTAACTCTCAGCCATTGTACCAGCAATACTACGATGTCAAGTTAGAAGCAGCAAAACCGTTTTCAG GAGATAAACCGGTCAATGCTTGGTACAAAGAAGTGGATAATTATAACTTTGTCACGGCTTCAAGTAACAATGGATATCCAATTG GCCATTTTACTCAAGTTGTTTGGAGGAGCAGTACAGAAATCGGGGTCGGTGTGGCGACAAATGGAAAAGGAAAGTATTTCGTCGTGGCTCACTATCAGCCGGCTGGCAATGTTTGGCCGGCTGGAAATTATTCGGGAACATATGATGAGAATGTTTCGGAACAACAACCCGGATTTGTATTCACGGAATAA
- the LOC143460470 gene encoding F-box/LRR-repeat protein 12-like, with the protein MLGPAGFDELPDNIIVEIFQYFNVKELLPLTSVCKRWQRLIPDQWLWKKVKFSPTPIKKVRLRKIVRQYFTHSTELVDICGKWRNKNAAYAISNNILNIMNRKSPNLITFKIEDENLHDVKLNLLPSSLQHITFTSCEISLPSLDDCIGKFKELVTMIFRRCPCLNDKHLSKFGKLDKLERLEIYGSYRIDDDAVRIISQNFPNLKYLVLVGCAFCGDQATRSITENLSKLEALEIEEWTGLSENGVNQILGNCKNMKFFSVLCHQLNNGNISIHGSRVLL; encoded by the exons ATGCTTGGACCTGCGGGATTTGATGAACTTCCTGATAACATCATTGTAGAAATTTTTCAATACTTTAACGTCAAAGAGTTGCTACCTCTAACCAG CGTGTGCAAGCGGTGGCAGAGGTTGATTCCCGATCAGTGGTTATGGAAGAAAGTCAAGTTTTCTCCGACTCCGATCAAAAAAGTTCGTCTTAGAAAGATTGTCCGACAATATTTCACCCATTCAACGGAGCTGGTTGACATATGTGGCAAGTGGCGGAACAAGAATGCGGCGTACGCCATTTCAAATAATATCCTAAATATCATGAACAGGAAAAGTCCTAATCTTATCACGTTTAAG ATCGAGGACGAAAATCTTCATGATGTTAAGCTTAATCTTCTTCCATCATCACTCCAACACATCACTTTCACATCTTGCGAAATTTCACTTCCAAGTTTGGATGACTGCATTGGAAAGTTCAAGGAATTGGTGACCATGATTTTTCGACGATGTCCTTGTTTAAATGACAAGCATTTAAGCAAGTTCGGGAAACTGGACAAGCTGGAAAG ACTGGAAATTTACGGCAGTTACAGGATTGATGATGACGCCGTGAGAATCATTTCACAAAACTTCCCCAATCTAAAGTATCTTGTATTGGTTGGATGTGCGTTTTGCGGGGATCAGGCAACGAGGTCAATCACCGAAAACTTGTCGAAACTGGAAGCGTTGGAAATCGAAGAATGGACAGGTTTAAGCGAGAATGGCGTAAATCAAATTTTAGGAAATTGCAAGAACATGAAGTTTTTTAGTGTGCTATGTCATCAGCTAAACAACGGCAATATTTCTATCCATGGTTCCAGAGTTTTGTTGTAG
- the LOC143460469 gene encoding chloride channel protein C-like: MVEQTGIAVPNSASNVILENGREKIFHYADYDVTDDTHLADGDDSGFFSVGREYESAYVNHKYNEKEREELLKYDSLDYLPPWSVAYKSWIRKQPKRLDWDRWIMMGLIGFSVGIVGFLLHQFIDLISDTKWSYSTKYLQQGLGVAWIFSLGYSLIFLIPATALVVWYRPSAGGSGIPELIGFLNGTIIRHIFNIRTMVVKFVSCVFSVGSGMPVGPEGPMIHLGGLIGAGLSQFKSDSLGINPNYFQRFRNSEDRRNFISAGAAAGVSSAFGAPVGGLLFSMEEVSSFWNMKLSWQTFFCCMISTFTTDLFNSAFKGFQYQGYFGLFRAETNIMFQVDSNLETNILTFIPTAVLGILGGVLGALFTFLNLKIARMRRKILSEIQSENVKKFLRMLEPCVILILTVTVSVLLPAAFGCTDYQCNGNSDVPLNDRKECLTVEQDAFRPPRTEDTVKRYTCPEGAVWNSGEYSVNNKSYNQAATLFFVTGEQAIKHLFSNGTHKEFDVTVLIVVLVFYYLLACWAAGTAISSGLVVPMLFIGGLYGRIIGQAMVDWFGVHVPIEEPYWAWIDPGAMALIGAASFFGGVSRLTMSLTVIMVEITNDISFLLPIMSAVMISKWVGDFITHPLYHSLLEFKCIPFLDSEPVVYSEGKKLLNLELFSAADVMTTPVEVVNPCENIGRVCDLLLSTTHGGFPVVKDTSSGKVMHGIITRLELCMLMQNQEIFQDSPEIAEDVFKKEEVSKLDYQTIHVDRLIKSKAVYSKIRKLREDQCMSSKYIDLNSYLNRSCVTLPHTFSLHRTYIIFRTLGLRHLPVVDEQNHVVGIITRKDLMGFRLEEKLHNKPISSNRHLNIPKETEA; the protein is encoded by the exons ATGGTCGAGCAAACGGGAATTGCTGTACCAAACAGCGCTAGTAACGTGATTTTAGAGAATGGTAgagaaaagatttttcattACGCTGACTATGACGTAACCGATGATACACATTTAGCAGATGGTGATGATTCAG GCTTCTTTAGTGTTGGGAGAGAATACGAGAGTGCTTACGTCAATCACAAATACAACGAAAAAGAAAGAGAAGAACTACTAAA ATATGATAGTTTGGATTATCTGCCACCTTGGAGTGTCGCTTACAAAAGCTGGATCAGAAAGCAGCCCAAAAG GCTGGACTGGGACCGGTGGATCATGATGGGCCTGATAGGATTTTCAGTGGGCATCGTTGGGTTTCTTCTTCACCAGTTTATCGATCTCATATCGGACACAAAATGGTCGTATTCCACCAAATACTTGCAG CAAGGACTTGGAGTGGCCTGGATATTTTCATTGGGATACAGTCTCATATTTCTTATACCCGCCACAGCGCTTGTCGTA TGGTATCGGCCGTCGGCTGGTGGCTCCGGAATTCCCGAACTGATTGGATTTTTGAATGGGACAATCATACGTCATATTTTCAACATTCGCACCATGGTCGTGAAATTCGTTTCCTGCGTCTTCTCCGTCGGTTCCGGAATGCCAGTGGGCCCTGAAGGCCCCATGATACACCTGgg AGGCTTAATTGGAGCGGGTTTGAGTCAGTTTAAATCAGATTCGCTTGGAATTAATCCAAATTACTTTCAGCGCTTCCGAAACTCAGAAGACAG GAGGAATTTTATATCCGCCGGAGCGGCTGCCGGAGTCTCCTCCGCTTTCGGAGCCCCGGTCGGAGGTTTACTGTTCAGCATGGAGGAGGTATCTTCATTCTGGAACATGAAATTATCCTGGCAGACTTTTTTCTGCTGCATGATCTCCACCTTCACGACCGATCTATTCAACTCGGCTTTTAAAGGATTTCAATACCAAGGCTACTTCGGACTGTTCAGGGCGGAGACGAATATAATGTTCCag GTTGATTCCAATCTTGAAACCAACATCTTAACGTTCATACCAACAGCCGTGCTAGGTATCCTGGGAGGCGTGCTAGGTGCTCTGTTCACATTTTTGAATTTGAAAATTGCCCGAATGCGGAGAAAGATTTTGAGCGAAATTCAGTCAGAGAATGTCAAGAAATTTCTTCGCATGCTGGAACCATGCGTTATTCTG ATTCTAACTGTCACCGTGTCAGTTCTCCTGCCCGCTGCGTTTGGTTGCACCGATTACCAGTGCAACGGAAATAGTGACGTGCCACTGAATGACAG GAAGGAATGTTTAACAGTGGAACAAGACGCTTTTAGGCCACCGAGAACAGAGGACACGGTCAAACGCTATACTTGTCCTGAAGGCGCTGTTTGGAATAGCGGCGAGTACAGCGTCAATAATAAATCATACAATCAAG CCGCCACCTTATTCTTTGTCACTGGTGAACAGGCCATCAAGCATTTGTTTTCAAACGGAACTCACAAGGAGTTTGACGTCACAGTGCTCATCGTTGTACTGGTATTTTACTATCTTCTGGCTTGCTGGGCTGCTGGCACTGCCATATCCAGTGGTTTGGTTGTACCAATGCT CTTTATCGGTGGTCTGTACGGTCGCATTATCGGCCAGGCAATGGTGGATTGGTTCGGAGTCCATGTACCTATAGAGGAACCGTACTGGGCTTGGATAGATCCAGGTGCCATGGCGCTGATCGGCGCGGCGTCATTTTTTGGTGGCGTCTCTCGTTTGACAATGTCACTCACTGTTATAATG GTGGAAATTACAAACGATATCAGTTTTCTTTTGCCCATTATGTCTGCGGTGATGATATCGAAATGGGTTGGCGATTTTATCACTCATCCACTTTACCACTCACTGCTGGAGTTTAAATGCATTCCTTTCCTAGACTCGGAACCCGTCGTTTACTCCGAGGGCAAGAAACT ACTCAATTTGGAGCTGTTTTCTGCCGCTGACGTCATGACAACGCCTGTGGAAGTCGTCAATCCGTGTGAAAATATAGGGCGCGTGTGCGACCTTTTGCTCAGCACTACGCACGGGGGATTTCCCGTTGTAAAAGACACGTCATCAGGAAAAGTGATGCACGGCATCATCACGAG GTTAGAGCTGTGCATGTTGATGCAAAATCAGGAAATTTTTCAAGATAGTCCAGAAATTGCTGAAGACGTCTTCAAGAAGGAAGAAGTTTCAAAATTAGATTATCAAACC ATCCATGTTGATCGACTGATCAAGAGTAAAGCAGTTTACAGCAAGATTAGAAAACTCCGCGAGGACCAATGCATGTCAAGCAAATACATAGACTTG AATTCTTACCTTAATCGTTCATGTGTGACTCTACCTCACACCTTTTCTCTTCATCGCACCTACATCATATTTAGGACGTTAGGTTTGCGCCATCTACCGGTAGTGGACGAGCAAAACCACGTCGTTGGCATTATAACCAG GAAAGATCTGATGGGTTTTCGACTTGAAGAAAAGCTGCATAACAAGCCGATAAGCTCCAATAGACATCTAAATATTCCAAAAGAAACGGAAGCTTGA
- the LOC143459643 gene encoding uncharacterized protein LOC143459643 codes for MENFSVHVILSTCGFLLFTIGCTTSMPPATFTMNHANSSVSEATHQPTIGKPVTAGRVLKRPQATTTAAPVKTPAKSSPKSRPSIGNWCKLLDKSFSNFCAHSTRTRSFVFKCGNIKWKKLAFICNQCRTTEKYCHKIERLFTL; via the exons ATGGAAAATTTTTCTGTCCATGTAATTTTGTCCACATGCGGTTTCTTATTGTTTACAATCGGTTGCACCACATCAA TGCCACCAGCAACATTTACGATGAATCACGCAAATTCAAGCGTCTCAGAGGCCACACACCAACCCACGATTGGTAAACCAGTCACAGCCGGGAGAGTTTTAAAGCGACCGCAGGCCACAACAACGGCCGCGCCTGTTAAAACCCCGGCTAAATCTTCACCCAAGTCACGTCCAAGTATCGGAAATTGGTGTAAACTCTTGGACAAATCTTTTTCGAACTTTTGCGCCCATTCTACAAGAACGAGGAGCTTCGTCTTCAAATGCGGGAATATTAAGTGGAAAAAACTTG CATTTATCTGCAATCAATGTCGTACCACGGAGAAGTATTGTCATAAGATAGAGAGACTCTTCACTTTGTGA
- the LOC143459644 gene encoding uncharacterized protein LOC143459644 produces the protein MQLRKITVVLMVVLSSIFFRDCHCVQGNNSSDVDSHSSKSNSTATTVPTKTSLKLGLRNDIQWCRFLDKFAKMCDRSVKTRNYLIEKCGSYKQPLIALRCTKCRYIMKFCDGQARIFEIRN, from the exons ATGCAGCTCAGGAAAATTACAGTGGTTTTAATGGTTGTGTTGTCGAGCATTTTCTTTCGTGATTGTCACTGTGTTCAAG gAAATAATAGCAGCGACGTTGATTCGCATTCCAGTAAGTCCAACTCAACTGCAACAACAGTGCCAACTAAAACGTCGTTAAAGTTAGGCTTACGCAATGACATACAATGGTGCCGGTTTCTCgacaaatttgcaaaaatgtgcGACCGTTCGGTGAAGACAAGGAATTACTTGATCGAAAAATGTGGAAGTTATAAACAGCCTCTGATAG CGCTGAGATGCACCAAATGCAGATACATAATGAAGTTTTGCGACGGACAAGCGAGAATATTTGAAATCCGCAATTGA
- the LOC143459701 gene encoding protein JTB-like isoform X2: MINCRAYQHGICLIIFFLCIVHSSAEEKKNNKDVIDECWESEEYDVEVKCHVCDSHENSALQVCSRTGYIEQVKCKSGTTSYKSCPRDSEREMVIFWKFEGVMIFVSVLAGAVVMLRMRKLDRENIERIQRQISAL, from the exons ATGATTAACTGCAGGGCCTACCAACACGGAATTTGCCTGATTATTTTCTTTCTGTGTATTGTTCATTCATCTGCCGAAGAGAAGAAGAAtaacaa AGACGTTATCGATGAATGTTGGGAAAGTGAAGAATATGACGTAGAAGTAAAATGCCACGTTTGTGATTCTCATGAGAATTCCGCTCTGCAAGTCTGTTCTAGAACTGGCTACATTGAACAAGTGAAATGCAAGTCAGGAACAACATCCTATAAAAG TTGCCCGAGGGACTCGGAGAGGGAAATGGTGATATTCTGGAAATTCGAAGGTGTCATGATTTTCGTGAGTGTCTTGGCCGGAGCAGTCGTCATGCTTCGGATGCGGAAACTTGACCGGGAAAACATTGAGAGAATACAGAGGCAGATATCCGCGCTGTAA
- the LOC143459701 gene encoding protein JTB-like isoform X1, with protein MINCRAYQHGICLIIFFLCIVHSSAEEKKNNKVIKRILDVIDECWESEEYDVEVKCHVCDSHENSALQVCSRTGYIEQVKCKSGTTSYKSCPRDSEREMVIFWKFEGVMIFVSVLAGAVVMLRMRKLDRENIERIQRQISAL; from the exons ATGATTAACTGCAGGGCCTACCAACACGGAATTTGCCTGATTATTTTCTTTCTGTGTATTGTTCATTCATCTGCCGAAGAGAAGAAGAAtaacaaagttataaaaaggattttag ACGTTATCGATGAATGTTGGGAAAGTGAAGAATATGACGTAGAAGTAAAATGCCACGTTTGTGATTCTCATGAGAATTCCGCTCTGCAAGTCTGTTCTAGAACTGGCTACATTGAACAAGTGAAATGCAAGTCAGGAACAACATCCTATAAAAG TTGCCCGAGGGACTCGGAGAGGGAAATGGTGATATTCTGGAAATTCGAAGGTGTCATGATTTTCGTGAGTGTCTTGGCCGGAGCAGTCGTCATGCTTCGGATGCGGAAACTTGACCGGGAAAACATTGAGAGAATACAGAGGCAGATATCCGCGCTGTAA